A single region of the Salvia miltiorrhiza cultivar Shanhuang (shh) chromosome 8, IMPLAD_Smil_shh, whole genome shotgun sequence genome encodes:
- the LOC130998908 gene encoding hydroquinone glucosyltransferase-like, translating to MDSTTPSHIAILPTPGMGHLIPLGEFAKKLHRLHGLTATFILPTDGPLSSAQSAFFAALPPAVDHLLLPPVSFHDLPPDVKIETRISLTITRSLPEIRRSLAALHGSRRLAALVVDLFGTDAFDAARDLHIPSYIFYPSTSMALSMFLNLPDLHNAFSGEYRDLPEKIKFPGCTPLHGGDLFDPAQDRNNEAYKWAIHHMKRYRLADGIVLNSFKELEPGPIEYLLREEEGKPRVYPIGPVINMDSKPEDDGPCPCSNWLDDQPSGSVLFVSFGSGGTLSHDQNVELASGLEMSEQRFLWVLRLPNHAMSNATYFNVSNNGDPLAYLPEGFLERTKGRGLVVPFWAPQAQILAHGSTGAFLTHCGWNSVLESVTNGVPMIAWPLYAEQKMNAVIVEEDAKVALRARPGENGIVDRVQIANLVKGLMEGEEGKGIRSRMRDLKDAAAKALCENGASTKFLNELVTKWKSNISK from the coding sequence ATGGATTCCACCACCCCTTCCCACATCGCCATCCTCCCCACCCCCGGCATGGGCCACCTCATCCCCCTCGGCGAGTTCGCCAAGAAGCTCCACCGCCTCCACGGCCTCACCGCCACCTTCATCCTCCCCACCGACGGCCCCCTCTCCTCCGCCCAGTCCGCCTTCTTCGCCGCCCTCCCCCCCGCCGTCGACCACCTCCTCCTCCCCCCCGTCTCCTTCCACGACCTCCCCCCCGACGTCAAGATCGAGACCCGCATCTCCCTCACCATCACCCGCTCCCTCCCCGAAATCCGCCGCTCCCTCGCCGCCCTGCACGGCTCCCGCCGCCTCGCCGCCCTCGTCGTCGACCTCTTCGGCACCGACGCCTTCGACGCCGCGCGTGACCTCCACATCCCCTCCTACATCTTCTACCCCTCCACCTCCATGGCCCTCTCCATGTTCCTCAACCTCCCGGACCTCCACAACGCCTTCTCCGGCGAGTACCGCGACCTGCCGGAGAAGATCAAGTTTCCCGGCTGCACGCCGCTTCACGGCGGCGACCTGTTCGACCCGGCCCAGGATAGGAACAACGAGGCCTACAAATGGGCGATTCATCACATGAAGAGGTATAGATTGGCCGACGGAATCGTGCTCAATAGCTTCAAAGAATTGGAGCCCGGCCCGATCGAGTATTTGCTCCGGGAGGAAGAAGGGAAACCCCGCGTCTACCCGATCGGGCCGGTCATCAACATGGACTCGAAGCCCGAAGACGACGGCCCGTGCCCTTGCTCGAACTGGCTCGACGACCAGCCGAGCGGCTCGGTGTTGTTCGTCTCGTTCGGGAGCGGCGGGACGCTCTCCCATGACCAGAACGTTGAATTGGCATCAGGGCTAGAAATGAGCGAACAAAGATTTTTATGGGTGCTTAGACTGCCTAACCACGCAATGTCCAATGCCACGTATTTTAATGTTTCCAATAATGGCGACCCTCTGGCTTATTTGCCAGAAGGCTTCCTAGAGCGGACCAAGGGTCGGGGCCTCGTGGTCCCCTTTTGGGCCCCACAGGCCCAGATCCTGGCCCACGGGTCGACGGGGGCGTTCCTGACGCACTGCGGATGGAACTCCGTTCTCGAGAGCGTCACCAACGGGGTGCCGATGATCGCTTGGCCGTTGTACGCGGAACAGAAGATGAATGCCGTGATCGTGGAGGAGGACGCGAAGGTGGCCCTACGGGCGCGCCCGGGGGAGAACGGCATCGTCGATAGGGTTCAAATCGCGAACCTCGTCAAGGGTTTGATGGAGGGAGAAGAAGGGAAAGGAATTAGGAGTCGAATGAGGGACCTCAAGGATGCCGCTGCCAAAGCACTTTGTGAAAATGGTGCATCCACAAAATTCTTGAACGAGTTGGTCACAAAATGGAAGAGTAATATTTCCAAATAA